The sequence CGTCTCGTTCGCACTCGAAGACGACGCACTGCTGACCGGCGACACGCTCTTTCACGACAGCGTGGGTCGCGTCGAACTCGGCGTCGAGGCCGGCCTCGAGGAGACGAACGTCGCGGAGAACGCCGAGACGCTCTACGAGAGCTTAGAGCGGCTCCGGAACCTGGATGGCAACCCGGTCGTGTTGCCGGCCCACGATCCCGGGTCACCCGAGCCGCCGGTTGCGGCGCGTCTACGCGAGGTCGAAGCGCGCAACGAGGCGTTCGGACAGGATCGAGAGACGCTCGTCGACCGACTCTCGAGTGACGTACCCGAGCAGCCGGCGAACTTCCAGCGGATCAAGCTCGCCAACGTCGGCGCTGAGCGTCTGGACGGCGAGGAGGCCGACGAACTCGAACTGGGACCGAACAACTGTGCGGCGGAGTGATCGATGAGCGGCGAGTACGCACAGGGAATCCGTCGCAACTGGCGGCAGTTCGCCCTCCAGATCGCGACGGTGTTCGCCGTCGGGCTCACGATGGGGTCGCAACGAAACGTCGTCCCCATCATGGGCGAGGAGACCTTCGGCGTCGAGTCGTTGCTCGTCATCGGCTCGTTCGTCGTGAGTTTCGGGATCGTCAAGGCGGTCCTGAACCTCTACTCGGGGAAGTGGGCCGACGCCTACGGCCGCAAGCCGATCCTGATCCTCGGGTGGATCGCCGCGCTCCCGATCCCGATCATCCTCATCTACGCGCCGAGCTGGAGCTGGATCGCCGTCGGGAACGTCCTGCTCGGCGTCAACCAGGGGGTCGCCTGGAGTATGAGCATGATTTCGAAAATCGAGTTGGCCGGGCCCGACCAGCGGGGACTGGCGGCCGGGCTGGACGAGGCGTTCGGCTACACCGGTGTCGCCGCCGGAGCGTGGCTGACGGGTGTCATCGCCGCCCAGTACAGCCTCCGGCCGGAACCGTTCTACTTCCTGGCGGCGGTGATCGTCGTCGCCTTGCTGCTCGCGATCGTCCTGATCGAGGAGACCCTTCCCTACGCGAAAGCCGAAGCGGCGGGACTCGAGGACGACGATGGCGTCGAAGCCGACGGCGGAACGAACGACGCAAATCTCTCGTTCACCGAGATCGTCAAGCGGGCGACCTATCAGGATCGGACGCTCTTTACGGCCGCACAGGCCGGTCACGTCGAGAACTTCGTCGACACGCTCGTCTGGATTGCGTTCCCCCTGTTTCTCGTTGCCCAGGGCCTCGACGTCGCACAGGTCGGCGTGGTGGTGGGCGTCCACAGCGCGGCGTACTTCCTGCAGGTCTACACTGGCCGACTGGGCGACCGGGTCGGCCGCAAACCGCCGATCGTCGCCGGCTTCTTCCTCGCGGGCGCGGGCGTCCTCGGGATGGTCCTCGTCGAGGGCTACCTGTG is a genomic window of Natrarchaeobaculum aegyptiacum containing:
- a CDS encoding MFS transporter codes for the protein MSGEYAQGIRRNWRQFALQIATVFAVGLTMGSQRNVVPIMGEETFGVESLLVIGSFVVSFGIVKAVLNLYSGKWADAYGRKPILILGWIAALPIPIILIYAPSWSWIAVGNVLLGVNQGVAWSMSMISKIELAGPDQRGLAAGLDEAFGYTGVAAGAWLTGVIAAQYSLRPEPFYFLAAVIVVALLLAIVLIEETLPYAKAEAAGLEDDDGVEADGGTNDANLSFTEIVKRATYQDRTLFTAAQAGHVENFVDTLVWIAFPLFLVAQGLDVAQVGVVVGVHSAAYFLQVYTGRLGDRVGRKPPIVAGFFLAGAGVLGMVLVEGYLWWIVLSALSGVGMALHYPNLIAVASDAAHPLWRSTGLGVYRLWRDLGYAVGAILIGVTVDVLFIEAAFYGTAIAMFLSGSLVVVWMDETHPEFGTHEPPTMDTAAGHPEPED